The genomic window aagagaagagaaagggaaGCTAAAATCTTTATAGGCAGCTGGGGGGGGAACAGCAGGAGAGGAAGCTGGAAAGCAGACGCGCACCGACCACCGTACGCAACGGCTACAAAGTGAAACGCGCCGACCGTTAGCTCCACAGCAGCCCACCATATGAGTGACACATAAACACGAGCCAGGGAACCGAACGCGTGAGCGCACGGCATTAAACACGAAGATTGCAAACAGATACGCTTGATCTAACGCACACAGCAGAAGCACAAAAGCACAACAATCACTAAAAACATGGCGAACAATGCACGGATCCGCTAACTAAGACAGAGATGGAAAGGAAGGAAGCGAGAAATAACCTCGGACGAAGAGGCCCGCGAACGCCGTGGGACAACAAGGACGAAGCAAGTACGAGAAGAGGACGAGACAGAGAAGACACGAACGAGTCAATCCAGAAAGCGAAGGAAAGACAGGGGGGTCCGcactgaaacaaacaaagcaaTGTAATCAGGACATATGAAGCACAAAACATAGGCAGGGGATACATAGGGGCCTGCCATGCGGACCCAAAGCACGAGAGGGAAAACCTACCGCGAGCTGCCGCCGCGGAAGACCTTTGCTGTGCTGATGAACAGGTTCAAGAACCATGGAAGCAGCGATCCACGCCGTGCAAATCCCGGCCCTTACGAATGAACACAACAGACACCACCGAACAATCAGCCAATAAGggataacaaaaacaaaaagccGACACAGCCGCAGAAAAGCGGAGCGACCGTGGAGAGGAACCCGCTGCAAGCCAGTGCCTTACCCTGCCATAGCGGATGGAACCAAACGAGACCAAGCAGCGGCGAATCGAACGCGGCAACACAGGCAACCAAAAGGGAGCAAAAACGACTGTGTAAGCCCTAGAAACGAAGAGCAGGAAGAAGCACTATCGCTGGAAGGAAGGGGAAAAAGAGTGTAGAAGGGATGCAGGGATCCGGAATGTGAACAACAACGCACCCACCAACAAGGAAGCAAAGGCTGTGGGGCCCATAGGCAATAGGCCCACCGAAAGTGCACACAGGCTAGCACAGCCTCGGTGCAAAACGAAGGCGCAACAGCCGATTGAACCGAGGGCAGACGACCCAATCAAAACGCACCGGACAAACTGAGCAGCTGCCAACCGCACCCACGCCTGCTCCTCCAACCACCCAGAGCACGGACGCACAACACAAACACCGGTAGACACAGCGCACAGGAAAGCAGGAGCAACAAAAGGCAAAGGACCCACGCATCAGAGAGGAACACATGGAGGAACGATCCCACCAGACAAAGAACAAAAAACGGCAACACTGATGCCACCGCAGCAGCAACAAACCATGGACACAGCTCACAGTAGGTAAGAAACGGGAACCAGGCGCACGGCCCACACGGCAGAGAGCCAAAACACATGGACCAAGCACACGAGCGTGCTGAGCTGATGAGCCGCACAGAAGCAACGCAGCAGAGCGAACGCAAACGCCGATCGCCCAGCACGGCAGCTACCGCAGGCCGTCAACACTGCACAAGCTCGATCGAACGGACAGCACAGCAGGCAAGGAGAGATGGCCAGCCCCAGCGCTTGAGCAGCCTCCCAGCGCCGGATGACGTGCCGCGCCCCGACAGCATCCACGACAGCCCGAAAAGCGGAGAAGCGAGCAATCGGGGGCTAGAATGAAGTCTTTAGGTATTCAAAGATTGTGCATGGTGGACAGATGATATATACATTGTGCAGAAAGGTGTTGACAAATCATTGAATATACATGACTTATTCGAAAGACAACCTTGGCACTAACTTTTGTTAGATATATTAatgaaaaagtttttttttgaaatatttatgcAGAATTGACAAATAGCAGGTTTATCCTATATTTCACGCAACTTGATAAAGATGAAGGGGGTACATAGTATGGAACTCATCTTAGAAAACTTATGAAACATACACAAATTTTTCCTCGcaagaaaataatttttcaaacatCCAACATTTGTGAACAACATGCAACCGACAGAATTATTTGGCTGATATATATATTAAACTTGAAGATGAATTGAAAGAGATAATGGAAGATACAAACAAGACAATATTGGATAATGATATCGATCGTGCAGTGCCACAATACTCTTAACGTCTAGCTAGCATGTTAGATAGAAAGCTGAAGAAAAGAAACCGATGGAATGCATGGTCGTAAAGGAGATTCGCTTCTCGTGCCGGTGTATATAAGTCGTCTATCATGAATTTGTTGACAATATTTTCTTTCTAGATCAATAATTGTTGACAATATTTTGACATAGGAAATCAACCTGTACAATATGCGTTTATTGTGATGGTGGACAAATGCAACGTTGGTTTACATTCATGGAAAGACGTACAATTCATCCATATACACACAACTCATATTACTGATCAAAGACAACTTCGACACTAACTTAAGACTTAAGAGATGCTGTCGGGAAATGATATTTCAGTGATTATCTGTTGAGGAagcctgatgaagatggtgggTATATATAGAGTTTCATTTGAgataaaatttatgtaaattatttttccgTATATATGCAACCTAAATATAACTAAAAAATGGTAGCATGTGAAGTTTCAAAGGATATTTGtgcatatgtaaaaaaaaagagataaagataaaatatatgtgACCGGAGTCACTGGACGGTTCATTTTAGGGGTAAAGCTAGGCATCAAGTTGAGATTCTTGTGTGTGTAATTAAAAGACCTCTGCTCTCTAGTAGTTAATGTCCTTGTTGCCATCAGATTACCGGTAAAGCAAATGCTTCCCCTGCAAAGTAATCCAAAACATCTCCGTGCCATGCCCATCAAATTAAACAAAGCCGAATTGTTAATCAAACAAGGACAAAGAAAGGCAGGCAAAAGATGAAAAAAGCGGTGACGTGGCCACCTGCAGCtaagcttagcttagcttcgATCGATGCCCATATATACATGAGTACACACACATCTCGCCTTGGGCACTCAGCCAGTAGGCAGCAGCTGCAACAATGGCGGATCACCGGAAGATCACcagtgatgaggaggaggcggcggtgaagcCGACGAGGAGCTTCCGGTACGAGGACTACAGCACCAGGAGGGTGTTCCTGCGGAGCTACCCTCTCCAGTGGGActgggcgtcgccggcgccgggggagaaggagaagcagcagcagcagcaggtgcagggcgtcgtcgccggcggcgacggggaggaggatgacgatgagtacggcggaggaggaggagacgagcgcggcgggaggaggtggcggcggcaggtggcggtggcggtggtggagtggGGGGAGGAGAAGCTGCTCCTGCTCCGGCGGGTCAAGAAGAGGCTGGCGCTCTACCTCATCGGCTGCCACtacgccggccaccgcgccgcgctgccgttcaagtcctcctccgcctcctgcaccgccgccatgctcgcctcctcccgctgatcgatcgatcggccgcGCCATGGCGGACATGCCCATACCCACCAGCTAGCTTTGCAATCATCGGTCGGTCGATCTACACAGGTTAATTTCGCCATAGCTTTCGAATCTCCACGTACGCTGCTCTGTTTATCTGCTTCGAGGATATGCCTGAAAATTCATCGGTAGAAACGACGAACATCCGAACATGGCCTGTCTGTACGTGTATGTTAtacaggtaattaattaatgtaatAAGAAGTTCAGAGCTTGTAATGGGTGCTGGTTGTGTACATGTAAATTCTTCAGGACAAGTCTTTAACATAGGGAGTTGGGGATTTTGTATGTATGATGTTGAATTGCAACAGGAAACGTTGCAGACAGATTAATAGGTGAAAATCTAGCTTTAGATACTTTTGTGTTAAGAAACGTGAAAAGTTCTTTTTTTGAGTTTTGAGCATGGCCTGTCTGTTTGTGTATGTTACTACAGGTAATTAATGTAACAAGAAGTTCAGAGCTTGTAATGGTGCTGGTTGTGTACATGTAAATTCTTCAGGAAATGTTGCCATAGAAAGTTGGGGATTTTGTATATGGTAGTATTGAATTGCAACAGGAAATGTTGCAGACAGATTAATAGGTGAAAATTAAGCTATAGCTTTAGATACTTTTGTGTTAAGAAATGTCAAAAGTTCTTTTGAGTTTTGAGCATACTCtgtaagaggaaaaaaaagtggTTTTGAGCAACTTTTACATAATAAAGTCGGGGACAGGACATGTATTGGAGAGTCTTTGTATAAATCAAATACGTTGCTATTTCTTTTTCCGGTTGACTGCTAGGACACTTGAATCCGTGCGGTACCATATGGTGGCCGTTGATCTGGCATCATCGGAGGGCTAGGAACGTTTAGTACCGCCTGGCACCGCATGCCCTGACTGAGGAGGTACCGTGGGTGGGAGGGTAGCTTCGTACTTTCGCGTTCGCATCTCTTTCGCACTGCATGCTGCCTCGGGAGAAGTTTCACTCGGCAAGAACCGTATATCCCCGTAGTGTGGTTAGGATTGGATCCCGGTCACCTGAAATCGATTGGGAGCTCGCTGCAATTTTACATAgtgcttgtttagttcctaactttttcttcaaacttataacttttccatcacataaaaacttccctacacacataaacttccaacttttttcttcaaactttcaattttaatcaaacttccaattttggtgtggaactaaacatagccataGGATGATCTAGGTATGCACAGAAAGAGAGTTCTGGTGGTTCAAAGTGATACAAAGGTAATATCTAGTCCAAAGAAAAAGATTGGTTAAAAGTGGCACAAACTAAAATTTAAGTAATAAAAGATGGACCAAACTATTATTGTCCTAGTTCCTACAGTGTATAACTATTGAACTGCAAGAAACAATGTTGTGGATATTAATTAGTAGGTGAAAAGCCAGTATAACATGCTGTTCTTAAAGGGGAAGTCAAGTATACCTTGGCATAGCTTCGGTTGTATGGCTTTCTCTGCCGGAAATCCTGTTTGGCGACCGATCGCCCTGGGGATGGAtcagcgatcgatcccctcccccctccctccctccacctagttttctttttagcactgcattacttttctattttagtaaatttatacacctaaagtttatacacctcaagtttacacatctaaagtttagagaccaaaagtttataagtcaaaagtttatatatccaatttaaatttgaatttgaattcaaatatttttttatatatagtatttctatacatctaaagtttatacacctaaagtttatagacctaaagtttatagatctatagtttataagtcaaaagtttatatacccgtttcaaatttgaatttgaattatagctgattcaaatttgaatttgaattcaaatattttctatatatagtatttttatacatctaaaatttatacacctaaagtttatagatacaaagtttataagtcaaaagtttacatacccgattcaaatttaaatttgaattatatccgattcaaatttgaatttgaattcaaatattttctatataaagtatttctatacatctaaagtttatagacccaaagtttacaagtcaaaagtttacatacccgattcaaaatttttttatatatagtatttctatacataaatttttctaacttttatttttttaaaaaaattgtgtggtgtactatagtagaaagagaagaaggggaggaggaaggggagaagagggaggagtatagggggagACGGGGCCAACCGATCGCTGCGCGATCgccctggcgatcgatcgcccattagcctcCCTCTTTCTCTGCTA from Oryza glaberrima chromosome 6, OglaRS2, whole genome shotgun sequence includes these protein-coding regions:
- the LOC127776021 gene encoding uncharacterized protein LOC127776021, whose translation is MADHRKITSDEEEAAVKPTRSFRYEDYSTRRVFLRSYPLQWDWASPAPGEKEKQQQQQVQGVVAGGDGEEDDDEYGGGGGDERGGRRWRRQVAVAVVEWGEEKLLLLRRVKKRLALYLIGCHYAGHRAALPFKSSSASCTAAMLASSR